A single region of the Musa acuminata AAA Group cultivar baxijiao unplaced genomic scaffold, Cavendish_Baxijiao_AAA HiC_scaffold_117, whole genome shotgun sequence genome encodes:
- the LOC135655611 gene encoding protein MIS12 homolog isoform X1 has product MEGSESEAVFDAYNLNPQRFLNEVLNAVDDMVDGAFDFCLHQASQITGPGADRSEELARGVSSLRHLTQAVLDKRMSMWEKYCLRHCFSIPDGFVLPKTKEYSISVLQEVLSDQELDSHLDSLREKLAAAGMESQALHREINLLEMQSTADNKYNASVAEVQQLFKEHSVHLMFQELVESASKLHQKVAAELKSKRLGDMKQDGVCKKHCLSSGKQMVPDTGISSSLEDIQEIVSILKNT; this is encoded by the exons ATGGAGGGAAGCGAGAGCGAGGCAGTGTTCGATGCCTACAACCTCAACCCGCAGCGCTTCCTCAACGAAGTCCTTAACGCCGTCGACGACATGGTCGACGGAGCCTTCGATTTCTGCCTGCA TCAAGCATCACAAATTACTGGCCCTGGTGCCGATCGGTCTGAGGAGTTGGCTAGG GGTGTATCTTCCCTTCGTCACTTGACTCAAGCAGTTTTGGATAAGAGAATGAGCATGTGGGAGAAGTACTGCCTTCGGCATTGTTTTTCCATTCCAGATGGATTTGTGTTGCCCAAAACT AAAGAATATTCCATTTCAGTGCTTCAAGAAGTCTTGTCAGATCAAGAACTCGATTCTCATTTGGACTCTTTGAGAGAAAAACTTGCAGCT GCGGGGATGGAATCTCAAGCGCTACATAGGGAGATCAATTTGTTGGAGATGCAGTCAACTGCTGACAACAAATACAATGCTTCTGTTGCTGAGGTGCAACAACTATTTAAGGAACACTCGGTGCATCTGATGTTTCAAG AGTTAGTAGAATCAGCATCCAAACTGCATCAGAAAGTAGCTGCTGAACTAAAGAGCAAGAGGTTGGGAGATATGAAACAAGATGGGGTTTGCAAGAAGCACTGTTTGAGCAGTGGCAAACAGATGGTTCCCGACACAG GgatttcttcaagtcttgaggatATTCAAGAAATTGTAAGCATTTTAAAGAACACATAG
- the LOC135655611 gene encoding protein MIS12 homolog isoform X2, protein MEGSESEAVFDAYNLNPQRFLNEVLNAVDDMVDGAFDFCLHQASQITGPGADRSEELARKEYSISVLQEVLSDQELDSHLDSLREKLAAAGMESQALHREINLLEMQSTADNKYNASVAEVQQLFKEHSVHLMFQELVESASKLHQKVAAELKSKRLGDMKQDGVCKKHCLSSGKQMVPDTGISSSLEDIQEIVSILKNT, encoded by the exons ATGGAGGGAAGCGAGAGCGAGGCAGTGTTCGATGCCTACAACCTCAACCCGCAGCGCTTCCTCAACGAAGTCCTTAACGCCGTCGACGACATGGTCGACGGAGCCTTCGATTTCTGCCTGCA TCAAGCATCACAAATTACTGGCCCTGGTGCCGATCGGTCTGAGGAGTTGGCTAGG AAAGAATATTCCATTTCAGTGCTTCAAGAAGTCTTGTCAGATCAAGAACTCGATTCTCATTTGGACTCTTTGAGAGAAAAACTTGCAGCT GCGGGGATGGAATCTCAAGCGCTACATAGGGAGATCAATTTGTTGGAGATGCAGTCAACTGCTGACAACAAATACAATGCTTCTGTTGCTGAGGTGCAACAACTATTTAAGGAACACTCGGTGCATCTGATGTTTCAAG AGTTAGTAGAATCAGCATCCAAACTGCATCAGAAAGTAGCTGCTGAACTAAAGAGCAAGAGGTTGGGAGATATGAAACAAGATGGGGTTTGCAAGAAGCACTGTTTGAGCAGTGGCAAACAGATGGTTCCCGACACAG GgatttcttcaagtcttgaggatATTCAAGAAATTGTAAGCATTTTAAAGAACACATAG
- the LOC135655599 gene encoding transcription factor MYB59-like, translated as MDGEPKRGADAVEDRWRKGPWTPQEDKLLAEHVNLHGGGRWNSVSKLTGLRRSGKSCRLRWVNYLRPDLKRGKITPEEESIILELHASWGNRWSAIARSLPGRTDNDIKNYWRTHFKKSTSPSKNNVEKKPKAQLLTQQQDEEMRMTMTMNEVERVAVAHDMQQEMAYVYPFTGMLQGGSPDGSISDGSREEEVSWGGLWHLDI; from the exons ATGGATGGAGAACCCAAACGGGGAGCTGATGCAGTAGAGGACAGATGGAGAAAGGGCCCTTGGACTCCCCAAGAGGACAAGCTTCTCGCTGAGCATGTCAACCTCCATGGCGGAGGAAGATGGAATTCCGTCTCTAAGTTAACAG GATTGAGGAGGAGCGGAAAGAGTTGCAGACTTCGGTGGGTGAACTACCTGAGGCCTGACTTGAAGAGAGGGAAGATAACTCCCGAGGAAGAGAGCATCATCCTCGAGCTGCATGCCTCGTGGGGAAACAG ATGGTCCGCCATAGCTCGAAGCCTCCCGGGGAGGACCGACAACGATATCAAGAACTACTGGCGAACCCATTTCAAGAAGAGCACGTCGCCCTCAAAGAACAACGTCGAGAAGAAACCGAAAGCGCAGTTGCTGACGCAGCAGCAGGATGAAGAGATGAGAATGACCATGACCATGAACGAAGTAGAGCGAGTTGCAGTAGCACACGACATGCAGCAGGAGATGGCGTACGTGTATCCCTTTACTGGTATGCTTCAAGGTGGCAGTCCCGATGGCTCCATCAGCGATGGATCGAGAGAAGAAGAAGTCTCATGGGGTGGATTGTGGCACCTCGATATATGA